The proteins below are encoded in one region of Mauremys reevesii isolate NIE-2019 linkage group 15, ASM1616193v1, whole genome shotgun sequence:
- the LOC120383746 gene encoding olfactory receptor 6F1-like — protein sequence MVKGNQTNVKEFILLGFPGSRYFQNSLFMLFLFMYLLTLTGNITIICLVGTHRRLRTPMYYFLCNLSFLEIWYTTATIPKTLTNLVSQSKTISFHSCLLQMYFVFSLGCTEFLLLAVMAYDRYLAICHPLRYSSIMNNTLFTQLAIGSWVGGFLTFSVPAFLITRLSFCGPMVINHFFCDIDSWIELSCTDTCLFEMVYVTICFIVVLGSCSVTLVSYIYIITTILRIPSAQGQKKAFSTCSAHLTVVVILYGCSIFLYVKTSKQNSLDMNKTVTVFVTIVTPLLNPFIYTLRNKDVKEMLRKSFRRT from the coding sequence ATGGTAAAGGGAAATCAAACCAATGTGAAGGAATTTATTCTGCTTGGGTTCCCTGGCTCTCGTTATTTTCAGAACTCACTCTTCATGCTATTCTTGTTCATGTACCTCCTGACACTCACAGGAAACATCACCATCATATGCTTAGTGGGGACCCACCGTCGCCTCCGCACCCCTATGTACTACTTCCTCTGCAATCTCTCCTTCCTGGAGATCTGGTACACCACAGCTACCATCCCCAAGACTCTTACCAATCTCGTGTCCCAAAGCAAAACCATCTCCTTCCACAGCTGCCTCCTGCAGATGTACTTTGTTTTCTCCTTAGGCTGCACTGAATTTCTACTCCTAGCTGTCATGGCCTATGATCGCTATTTGGCCATATGCCACCCATTGCGCTATAGCTCCATCATGAACAACACCTTGTTCACTCAGTTGGCCATTGGCTCATGGGTAGGTGGCTTCCTGACATTTTCTGTGCCAGCATTTCTGATCACTAGGTTGTCCTTCTGTGGCCCTATGGTCatcaaccatttcttctgtgacattgATTCTTGGATAGAGCTCTCCTGCACAGACACGTGCCTTTTTGAGATGGTGTACGTTACTATCTGCTTTATTGTCGTCCTCGGCTCCTGTTCAGTCACCCTGGTCTCCTACATTTACATCATCACCACCATCCTGAGGATCCCATCTGCCCAAGGCCagaaaaaggccttttccacttgCTCTGCCCATCTCACCGTTGTGGTTATATTGTACGGCTGCTCCATCTTCCTGTACGTCAAGACTTCTAAACAGAACTCACTGGACATGAACAAAACTGTCACTGTCTTCGTTACTATTGTGACACCATTGCTTAACCCTTTCATTTACACTCTAAGGAACAAAGACGTCAAGGAAATGTTGAGAAAGTCTTTTCGTAGGACATGA